The DNA region CAATCTTTTCAGCTGGTGCGGAAATTTCAGCCTCAACAGGCTCCACCGTCTCCTTCTCTGCTTCCACTGCAACACCTTTCTCTTCTTCTCTCACAGGAGCTTCAGACACCACCTCTTCAACCGCTTCCTTTTCCGCCACCGCTTCCTCGCTGGCTACGGCCTCAGCTTCCGGCACTGCTGGTTCTTCCATCTCCACTGGTTCTGGTTCCGGCTCGGTTCTCACCACTTTTCGTCTACGACGGATCACCCCCCGGCGTACGCGCTTCTCCACAATCAACTGCTGAGAACGGCCGCTCACCGTGTCCCGCACCAACTGGGCCTGTTCCTCATCAAGAGAACTCATATGCCCCTTCACCTGGATGCCCAGATCACGAATGTGGGACACCAGATCTTTGTTGTTCATCTCAAGTTCTCGCGCCAGCTCATATATCCTCAGTCTTGCCATGCGACCCCCCAGAGTCTTGTCAGTCTTTTAGCGGAGCACGCCGGGCTCCTTTGCTCGTCTTTTCATGTCCATAGCCCACATCCCTGGACAGGAGTAATGGGAATACACCACGCCGGGAAAACCGAGTCCGCTGCTCTTGCTATTTTTTCCCACAGTCGCTGCTCTCAAGGTACTCCTTCACTGCAGTCGGCTTCCAGCATGAATCAGCTATATATCGGCGCAGCGCTTTGCGCAGCCTGCCTATCGTCACCCTGTCGAGGCATTTTCCAGACTTGCATATATACGCTCCCCGACCATGCTGCCGTTGTTTAAAGTCAAAGACAATACCGCCTTGTGCGTCAGCGGTAAACCGAATAAGTTCCCTTTTTGCTCTCTTGGCACCACATGCTATACAGGTCCTCTGCGGTATATGGCCACGACTTTTATGTTCATGTCCTTCTCTAGCCGCTCGTTTCAGTTGCCGCATTCTCCTCTTCGCTTTTCGCTGTCGCCTCCTCCTGTTCCTTCGCATAAGCTTTGGCCGCTTCAATGAAGCGCTCAGCTTTTTGCTGGCTGATCCCCTGTATAGCCACCAGCTCTTCTATGTCTGCACTTGACAGTTCCTCAGCGGACACAAAGCCGGCTTCGTACAAATGGTCCGCAGTGGCCTCGCCTATGCCAGGCAGCTCCAGAAGGGATTCGTAGCCTTCTCGTAGTGATTTTTGATACTTGCTCTCGCTCTTCACATCAATGCGCCATTCAGTAAGGCGTGAGGCCAGCCGCACATTCTGGCCTCGTTTGCCGATGGCGAGCGAAAGCTGATCGTCCGGCACTATCACCTCCATTGACCTGTTTGCCTGGTCAATGATCACCTTGGAAATAACTGCAGGCGCCAGCGCGTTACAGACATATTTCGCCGGATCGATGCTGTACTCTATGATGTCAATCTTTTCCCCCCGGAGCTCCTGCACCACGCTCTGCACTCTCGAGCCTTTCATGCCTACACAGGCGCCCACCGGATCAATATCGGGATCCTTGGAGACAACCGCAATTTTTGCTCTGCTTCCAGGCTCGCGGGCAGCAGCCATGATGGTCACAATTCCCTCAGCAATCTCCGGGACCTCCATGGCAAACAGGTCGATGAGGAAGTTCGGGTGTGTGCGGCTCAAGACAATCTGCGGTCCACGGGCTTCCCTGTTCACCTCGAGCACGTATGCTCGAATGCGATCCCCCTGCCGGTAGGTCTCCCGCGGCACCTGTTCGCGATACGGTAACACGGCGTCGGCACGGCCCAGATTAACTATGATGCCGCCTTTGTCCAGCCGCTGGACGATACCATTGACAATGTCGCCCCGTCGGTCTTTATAGTCTTCGTAAATGATCTCCCGCTCGGCGTCTTTCATCTTCTGGATGATCACCTGTTTGGCTGATTGAGCTGCAATCCGACCGAAGGTATTCGTGTCTATTTTTATTCCCAGGCTGTCTCCCACTTCACATTCTGGATCCAACTTCTTTGCTTCTTCCAGAGAGATCTGAGTCTCCGGATCGGTAACCTTTTTCACCACATCCTTGAATTGAAAGGCTTCGATCTCACCGTACTCATCATTGTAGGCGACTTCGAGATCCAGCTCCTGGCCGAATTTCTTCTTCGCTGCCGAGCGGATTGCCTCCTCGAGCGTGGCAATCAACACCTGTCGATCAATGCCTTTGTCTCGACTGACCTGGTCGATCAACCTTTTCAAATCCGGGATCATCTGCGGTACTCTCCTTTGTCCAATCAATGCGAATGCGGTTCCCACACCAGGCACGGGCCTGTTGTAAGTGCATCCGCTAACGTTCTCTCTACTGAAAACAGCCTCCAGTCTCTCTCATTATGCACCCATGGGCCTCTTGTCGTTTTTTCAATTATACGCAGCCGGATCAATGGAGCCGGTCTGTTACATTTGACTGCTATCAATTGTCCAGTCAGGATTCTCTCC from Deltaproteobacteria bacterium includes:
- a CDS encoding YlxR family protein, whose protein sequence is MRQLKRAAREGHEHKSRGHIPQRTCIACGAKRAKRELIRFTADAQGGIVFDFKQRQHGRGAYICKSGKCLDRVTIGRLRKALRRYIADSCWKPTAVKEYLESSDCGKK
- the nusA gene encoding transcription termination/antitermination protein NusA, coding for MIPDLKRLIDQVSRDKGIDRQVLIATLEEAIRSAAKKKFGQELDLEVAYNDEYGEIEAFQFKDVVKKVTDPETQISLEEAKKLDPECEVGDSLGIKIDTNTFGRIAAQSAKQVIIQKMKDAEREIIYEDYKDRRGDIVNGIVQRLDKGGIIVNLGRADAVLPYREQVPRETYRQGDRIRAYVLEVNREARGPQIVLSRTHPNFLIDLFAMEVPEIAEGIVTIMAAAREPGSRAKIAVVSKDPDIDPVGACVGMKGSRVQSVVQELRGEKIDIIEYSIDPAKYVCNALAPAVISKVIIDQANRSMEVIVPDDQLSLAIGKRGQNVRLASRLTEWRIDVKSESKYQKSLREGYESLLELPGIGEATADHLYEAGFVSAEELSSADIEELVAIQGISQQKAERFIEAAKAYAKEQEEATAKSEEENAATETSG